The following proteins are encoded in a genomic region of Chryseobacterium cucumeris:
- a CDS encoding M13 family metallopeptidase: MKKLNIGILALSGIVFLNSCGTAKTAGTENKTEATAKVAEPVKEEAKEEGINLSYMDTSVRPQDDFFSYVNGNWVKTTQIPSDKANWGSFNALRENVDDASLDILNKILTESYPAGSEGQKIQNLYASFMDTNKRNTEGLAPIKADLAKIDAIKTLADLQKYLLEATRLGDNSFYGWRVGADMKNSKMNAVYLGGPDLGLGRDYYQKVNDANTKTLAEYQTYVGKLFGVLGYKNTTQAAHNVVDFEKQLANYLLTLEQNRDANLRYNPKNVSELSGLVKNVDLAKYLKDAGVNTDRVIIGELKYYQNMDQFITQKNLPLLKDYLKYHIINGNASNLDDNLEQIRFDFYAKYLQGQKEQRPMNKRGLTLVNGVLGEAFGKLYVDKYFTPEAKKQMETYIDYLLKSFKTHIANIDWMSPETKVKAQEKLSKFTVKIAYPDKWKDYTQLKVESPKEGATLYSNLQNVAAWQYQRSLDKVGKPVDKTEWGMSPQTVNAYYSGSNNEIVFPAAILQPPFYNPKADAAVNFGGIGAVIGHEISHGFDDSGSRFDGDGNLNNWWTDADRKNFDAKVGQLAAQYSAYEPVKGSFVNGKFTSGENIGDLGGVAVAYDALQMYLKDKGNPGKISGFTQDQRFFMSWATVWRTKATDQYMINQVKTDPHSPGMFRAFGPLVNQDSFIKAFDIKPGDKMYKAPQDRIKIW; encoded by the coding sequence ATGAAAAAGCTAAATATTGGAATACTTGCCCTTTCAGGTATTGTATTTCTTAATTCGTGTGGTACAGCTAAGACTGCAGGGACAGAGAATAAAACTGAAGCTACGGCAAAAGTAGCCGAACCGGTAAAAGAAGAAGCAAAAGAAGAGGGAATTAATTTATCGTATATGGATACAAGTGTCCGTCCACAGGATGACTTTTTTAGCTATGTGAACGGAAACTGGGTGAAAACGACTCAGATTCCTTCCGATAAAGCCAACTGGGGTTCTTTCAATGCCTTGAGAGAAAATGTAGATGATGCTTCATTAGATATTTTGAACAAAATCCTTACAGAATCATACCCTGCAGGATCAGAAGGGCAGAAAATCCAGAATCTTTACGCTTCTTTTATGGATACAAATAAAAGAAATACGGAAGGTCTGGCACCAATTAAAGCTGATCTTGCCAAAATAGATGCTATTAAGACTCTTGCTGATCTTCAGAAATACCTTTTGGAAGCTACAAGATTAGGAGATAATTCTTTCTACGGATGGAGAGTAGGTGCTGATATGAAGAATTCCAAGATGAATGCGGTGTATCTTGGTGGTCCGGATCTTGGTTTGGGAAGAGATTATTACCAGAAAGTAAATGATGCCAATACAAAAACACTGGCCGAATATCAGACGTATGTTGGAAAGTTATTCGGAGTTTTAGGATATAAAAATACAACTCAGGCTGCACATAATGTGGTAGACTTTGAAAAACAGCTTGCCAATTACTTGCTGACACTTGAGCAGAACAGAGATGCCAACTTAAGATACAACCCTAAAAATGTATCTGAATTATCAGGTCTTGTGAAAAACGTTGATCTTGCCAAATACCTGAAAGATGCAGGTGTAAACACAGACAGAGTGATCATCGGAGAACTGAAATACTACCAGAATATGGATCAGTTCATTACCCAGAAAAACCTTCCTCTGCTGAAAGACTATCTGAAATACCATATCATCAATGGAAACGCAAGCAACCTGGATGACAATTTAGAGCAGATCAGATTCGATTTCTATGCCAAATATTTACAGGGACAAAAAGAACAGCGCCCGATGAACAAAAGAGGGCTTACCCTTGTCAATGGTGTTCTTGGTGAAGCTTTCGGAAAACTTTATGTAGACAAATACTTCACTCCAGAAGCTAAAAAGCAGATGGAAACGTATATTGATTACCTTTTAAAATCATTCAAAACCCACATCGCAAACATAGACTGGATGTCTCCTGAAACCAAAGTGAAAGCTCAGGAAAAATTATCCAAGTTTACCGTAAAAATAGCTTACCCTGACAAATGGAAAGATTATACACAATTGAAAGTAGAATCTCCAAAAGAAGGAGCTACGCTTTATTCAAACCTTCAGAATGTTGCTGCATGGCAATATCAGAGAAGCTTAGATAAAGTAGGAAAACCGGTTGATAAAACAGAATGGGGAATGTCTCCACAAACTGTAAATGCTTACTACAGCGGATCAAACAACGAAATTGTATTCCCAGCAGCCATTCTTCAGCCTCCTTTCTACAATCCTAAAGCGGATGCTGCAGTGAACTTCGGAGGAATCGGAGCCGTAATCGGTCACGAAATTTCTCACGGATTTGACGACAGCGGTTCCCGTTTCGATGGAGACGGTAACCTGAATAACTGGTGGACGGATGCAGACCGTAAAAATTTTGATGCAAAAGTAGGCCAGTTAGCTGCTCAGTACAGTGCTTACGAACCTGTAAAAGGAAGCTTCGTGAACGGTAAATTTACAAGTGGTGAAAACATTGGTGACTTAGGTGGAGTGGCAGTGGCTTATGATGCCCTTCAGATGTACTTAAAAGATAAAGGAAACCCTGGAAAGATCAGCGGATTCACTCAGGATCAGAGATTTTTCATGAGCTGGGCAACGGTTTGGAGAACGAAAGCTACCGATCAGTATATGATCAACCAGGTGAAAACCGATCCTCACTCTCCGGGAATGTTCAGGGCATTTGGTCCGTTGGTCAATCAGGACTCATTCATTAAAGCATTTGATATCAAACCGGGAGACAAAATGTATAAAGCTCCTCAGGACAGAATAAAAATCTGGTAA
- a CDS encoding CinA family nicotinamide mononucleotide deamidase-related protein, translated as MEKAVLITIGDEILSGNTVDTNSNFIATELKNIGIKVIQILTISDEIETIKNALKTAFETGDLVITTGGLGPTRDDKTKKALAEYFDDEIALDEVTFNHLKGYMERRGRADILERNREQAFVPTKSIVFQNHYGTAPCMMMEQDGKLCYSLPGVPYEVKPLIKDQIIPYLQQRFSLHYIHTRIVSVVGIPESILADKIEDWELALPENIALSYLPVGTRVKLRLTASGDNEEQLKQITEEEIQKLLPLVEGHVIAVSEDKIENILAEMLTERNMTISTAESCTGGELAKMITSVSGSSKYFLGGVVAYATEKKIKILNVSEKTVEQFTVVSEQVAQEMAKGCQELFETHISLSTTGVAGPGKGEDGKDVGTVYYTIRINDQEVTSKLYMPHLERVDFMNFVSQKVIQDLVSLLINS; from the coding sequence ATGGAAAAAGCTGTTCTGATTACTATCGGTGATGAAATCCTTTCCGGAAATACGGTAGATACCAATTCTAATTTTATTGCGACTGAACTTAAAAATATAGGAATAAAAGTCATTCAGATTCTTACGATCTCAGACGAAATTGAAACCATTAAAAATGCATTGAAAACCGCTTTTGAAACCGGCGATTTAGTCATTACAACAGGAGGCCTCGGGCCAACCCGTGATGATAAAACCAAAAAAGCACTGGCTGAATATTTCGATGATGAAATTGCTTTGGATGAGGTGACATTCAATCATTTGAAAGGCTATATGGAACGACGTGGAAGAGCAGATATTCTCGAAAGAAACCGCGAACAGGCATTTGTCCCTACCAAATCCATCGTTTTTCAGAACCATTACGGAACGGCACCCTGTATGATGATGGAACAGGACGGAAAATTGTGCTACAGCCTTCCGGGGGTTCCTTATGAGGTGAAACCGCTTATTAAAGATCAGATTATTCCTTATTTACAGCAAAGATTCAGTCTGCATTATATCCATACCCGGATTGTTTCTGTGGTCGGAATTCCTGAAAGTATCCTTGCGGACAAAATTGAAGACTGGGAACTGGCACTTCCGGAAAATATTGCACTGTCTTATCTTCCGGTGGGAACCCGTGTAAAGCTTCGTCTGACAGCTTCCGGTGATAACGAAGAGCAGTTGAAGCAAATAACAGAAGAAGAAATCCAGAAATTGCTTCCTTTGGTAGAAGGCCATGTCATTGCAGTATCTGAGGATAAAATTGAAAATATTCTGGCAGAAATGCTTACCGAAAGAAACATGACGATCTCCACAGCAGAGAGTTGTACAGGAGGTGAACTGGCAAAAATGATTACTTCAGTTTCCGGCAGCTCGAAATATTTCCTGGGTGGAGTGGTTGCCTATGCCACAGAGAAAAAGATTAAAATTTTAAATGTTTCTGAAAAGACCGTAGAACAGTTTACCGTGGTGAGCGAACAGGTGGCACAGGAAATGGCAAAAGGCTGTCAGGAATTGTTTGAAACTCATATTTCCCTTTCTACAACCGGTGTTGCGGGTCCGGGGAAAGGAGAAGACGGTAAGGATGTTGGAACAGTTTACTATACGATCAGAATCAATGATCAGGAAGTAACCTCAAAATTATACATGCCGCATCTGGAAAGGGTAGATTTTATGAATTTCGTTTCCCAGAAGGTGATTCAGGATTTGGTTAGCCTTCTTATAAACAGTTAG
- a CDS encoding polysaccharide deacetylase family protein codes for MENSKQIFQTSSKKRWKSVQWGSRVFIFIGVLLLLALGLMMTLDKSPKIPFKEDYKAVITANKPYLQENKISKEYKGFRSFISEKTIHTNLDKIEKARAERYKNQNRNWAQFPGGIRSAFYVAWDPQSLMSLKRNIRHVNLVFPEWFFLDPKTGDLKTNVDPEGYKVIKRTGVAAMPMLSNNFDREFRSEGLIKVLNDPQKRTHLIQKITQQCKKYHFKGINIDFEDMNLNSDENLIAFMKELSETFRKNQLLVTMDIMTDNDDYNIPGLNPYVDYFVLMAYDEYSAGSDAGPVSSQKWIEQQTGKIVKQTSPQKIILGLGAYGYDWSSNPDDNTSVTYMQAITKASASKAVIDFNDNTFNLNYSYTDSKNLTHTVFFNDAASIFNTMRFSSEYPLAGTALWRLGSEDSRVWNFYDKDLTFAGLSKLNLKTLENVKGQTMVDYIGDGEVLDVLNTPHDGKIALEVDPKEKIITDENYVTYPSSYEVKKYGSAPQKELVLTFDDGPDEIYTPQVLDVLSRYHVPAAFFLVGLNAEKNLPLVKRIYREGHEIGNHTFTHENVAKVSPERALLEMKLTRLLIECVTGHSTILFRAPYNADSEPTTSEEIIPVALARQQNYLDIGENIDPEDWQPGIKADEIVKRVLAGIKQERGNIILLHDAGGDTREETVKALKILIPTLQKQGYHFTNLTNILHKSRSELMPEVPKTKSYYIMQLNLVLATIIYGVSHFLVALFTIFIVLGLIRLLLMAYWAFKERNKERKLGELPVLKSYPKVSIIVPAYNEEVNIVSSLHNLLKQTYPNFDIIMVDDGSKDSTYEKAKAAFPDHLKLKIFTKRNGGKATALNFGISQTDAEYVVCIDADTKLQQDAVKYLIARFLNSSPEEKIAAVAGNVKVGNRVNWLTKWQAIEYTTSQNFDRLAYAHINGITVIPGAIGAFKRAVVIETGGYSSDTLAEDCDITVKILKAGYTVANENRAIAVTEAPETANQFLKQRFRWTYGIMQMFWKQRQTFLNPRYKGLGLWAMPNILLFQYIIPFFSPMADVIMFFGILSGNGDKIFTYYLIFLLVDASLALVAFIMQREKLTNLLYIIPQRFGYRWLMYIVLFKSLRKALKGEMQSWGVLKRTGNVQEIATS; via the coding sequence GTGGAAAATTCCAAACAGATTTTTCAGACCAGCAGCAAAAAACGCTGGAAAAGTGTGCAATGGGGAAGCCGTGTCTTTATTTTTATAGGAGTACTGCTTCTTCTTGCTTTAGGTCTGATGATGACTCTGGACAAAAGTCCTAAAATTCCTTTTAAAGAAGATTATAAAGCAGTAATTACAGCCAATAAACCTTACCTTCAGGAGAATAAAATTTCTAAAGAATATAAAGGTTTCAGAAGCTTTATTTCTGAAAAAACAATTCACACCAATCTCGACAAGATTGAGAAAGCAAGAGCAGAAAGATATAAAAATCAGAACAGAAACTGGGCTCAGTTTCCGGGAGGAATCCGTTCTGCATTTTATGTAGCCTGGGATCCTCAGTCTCTGATGTCTCTGAAAAGAAATATCAGACACGTGAATCTTGTTTTCCCCGAATGGTTTTTCCTTGATCCTAAAACCGGAGATCTGAAAACCAATGTAGATCCGGAAGGCTATAAAGTGATCAAAAGAACAGGTGTGGCTGCCATGCCGATGCTGAGTAATAACTTTGACAGAGAATTCCGCTCGGAAGGACTGATAAAAGTTCTTAACGATCCTCAGAAAAGAACTCATCTGATCCAAAAAATCACTCAGCAATGTAAAAAATACCACTTCAAAGGAATTAATATTGACTTTGAAGATATGAACCTGAATTCTGATGAAAATCTGATTGCTTTTATGAAAGAGCTTTCAGAGACTTTCAGAAAAAACCAGTTACTGGTTACCATGGATATCATGACGGACAATGATGATTACAATATTCCAGGACTGAATCCTTATGTAGATTATTTTGTGCTGATGGCTTATGATGAATACTCTGCAGGAAGCGATGCCGGTCCGGTGTCTTCTCAGAAATGGATCGAACAGCAGACAGGAAAAATTGTAAAACAAACTTCCCCGCAAAAAATAATTCTGGGCCTTGGAGCTTATGGCTATGACTGGAGCTCTAATCCGGATGACAATACTTCTGTTACTTATATGCAGGCAATTACGAAAGCCAGTGCCAGTAAAGCGGTTATAGATTTTAATGACAATACGTTTAATTTAAATTATTCTTATACGGATTCCAAAAATCTTACCCACACTGTATTTTTCAATGATGCGGCTTCTATCTTCAATACAATGCGTTTCTCTTCAGAATATCCTTTGGCAGGAACTGCACTCTGGAGACTGGGAAGTGAAGACAGCAGAGTATGGAACTTCTATGATAAAGATCTTACGTTTGCAGGGCTATCCAAACTGAACTTAAAAACATTGGAAAATGTAAAAGGGCAGACCATGGTGGATTACATTGGAGACGGGGAAGTGCTGGATGTCCTGAATACGCCTCATGACGGAAAAATTGCATTGGAAGTTGATCCGAAAGAGAAAATTATCACAGACGAAAACTATGTTACCTATCCAAGTTCTTATGAAGTGAAGAAATATGGCAGTGCTCCTCAGAAAGAACTCGTGCTTACCTTTGATGATGGTCCGGATGAAATCTATACACCGCAGGTTTTGGATGTATTGTCAAGATATCATGTTCCGGCCGCTTTCTTTTTGGTAGGCTTAAATGCAGAAAAAAACCTTCCGCTTGTGAAAAGAATTTATAGAGAAGGACATGAAATAGGAAATCACACCTTTACCCATGAAAATGTTGCAAAAGTAAGTCCGGAAAGAGCTTTGCTTGAAATGAAACTTACCCGTTTGCTTATAGAGTGTGTGACGGGACACAGTACAATCCTGTTCAGAGCACCATACAACGCAGACTCTGAACCTACCACTTCGGAAGAGATTATTCCGGTAGCTTTGGCCAGACAGCAGAATTATCTTGATATTGGAGAAAATATAGATCCTGAAGACTGGCAGCCGGGAATAAAAGCAGATGAAATTGTAAAAAGGGTATTAGCCGGAATCAAACAGGAGAGAGGGAATATCATTCTTCTTCACGATGCAGGAGGAGATACCAGAGAAGAAACGGTAAAAGCTTTAAAGATTCTGATTCCGACCCTTCAGAAACAGGGTTATCATTTTACGAACCTGACCAATATCTTACACAAAAGCAGAAGTGAACTGATGCCTGAAGTACCTAAAACGAAGTCATATTACATCATGCAGCTGAACCTTGTTTTGGCTACCATTATCTATGGAGTAAGTCATTTTCTCGTGGCATTATTTACTATTTTCATTGTATTAGGATTGATCAGATTATTGCTGATGGCATACTGGGCTTTTAAAGAAAGAAACAAAGAAAGAAAGCTGGGCGAGCTTCCGGTTCTGAAATCTTATCCGAAAGTTTCCATCATAGTTCCTGCTTATAATGAAGAAGTGAATATTGTGTCTTCCCTGCATAACTTATTGAAACAGACGTATCCTAACTTTGACATCATTATGGTAGATGACGGAAGTAAAGATTCTACTTATGAAAAAGCAAAAGCTGCATTTCCTGATCATCTGAAGCTGAAAATTTTCACCAAAAGAAACGGTGGAAAAGCAACTGCTTTAAATTTCGGAATATCACAGACCGATGCCGAATATGTAGTATGTATTGATGCAGATACCAAACTGCAGCAGGATGCCGTAAAATATCTGATTGCAAGGTTTTTAAATTCAAGCCCTGAAGAAAAAATAGCAGCTGTTGCAGGAAATGTGAAAGTCGGAAACAGAGTCAACTGGCTTACCAAATGGCAGGCTATAGAATATACAACGAGTCAGAACTTCGACAGACTGGCGTATGCTCACATAAATGGCATTACTGTAATTCCGGGTGCTATCGGGGCATTTAAAAGAGCTGTGGTTATTGAAACGGGAGGCTATTCATCCGATACCCTGGCGGAAGATTGTGATATTACCGTAAAAATTTTAAAAGCCGGATATACGGTGGCTAACGAGAACAGAGCAATTGCCGTCACAGAAGCTCCGGAAACCGCCAATCAGTTTTTAAAACAACGTTTCCGATGGACCTACGGAATCATGCAGATGTTCTGGAAACAGAGACAGACTTTCCTTAACCCCAGATATAAAGGATTGGGACTTTGGGCGATGCCGAATATTTTATTATTCCAATACATCATCCCATTTTTCTCGCCGATGGCAGATGTGATTATGTTCTTTGGAATTCTGTCCGGAAACGGAGACAAAATATTCACCTATTATCTGATCTTCCTTTTGGTAGATGCTTCCCTGGCTTTAGTGGCATTCATCATGCAGCGGGAAAAATTAACCAATCTGCTGTATATCATTCCACAGAGATTCGGGTATAGATGGCTGATGTATATTGTATTATTTAAAAGTTTAAGAAAAGCACTGAAAGGCGAAATGCAGTCCTGGGGAGTTCTGAAAAGAACTGGAAATGTACAGGAGATAGCAACTTCATGA
- a CDS encoding M13 family metallopeptidase, with product MKKITLSLFLIAGICTQTTMSAQAKAAKVAVNNTDKGLDLSLMDTSVRPQDDFYNYVSGTWMKTAKIPSDKPTWGSFNKLAEDTDNNSMTILNSLLKDKFADGSEGKKIQDLYATYMNMEKRNADGIKPIQENLNKIDAIKNMADLQNYLTSVTKEGENILYGWGVDADLKDSKMNAVYLGNATLGLGRDYYQKVNEKNTEAIAEYQKYVASMLKELGYKNADEAAKGIVNFEKSVANTYLTNEQSRDNTLQYNPKTMAELSALVKGVDIPGYLKKVGVNTDKVIISELGFYKNFDKLINAQDLPVIKDYLKFHMIHGSASYLSENLGNMKFAFYGKYLRGQQEQRALNKRGFELINGTLGEAFGKLYVEKYFPAEAKAQMVELIDYLKKSFAVHINNLAWMSSTTKEKAMQKLNKFTVKVAYPDKWKDYSKLNIVSEAKGGNLYQNLQNITEWQYNKDLAKIGKPVDKTEWGMTPQTVNAYYNPVNNEIVFPAAILQPPFFNPKADAAVNFGGIGAVIGHEMSHGFDDSGAQFDADGNLVDWWTPEDKANFEKATKALASQYDKYEPVKGTFVNGTFTNGENIADLGGVNIAYDALQMYLKDKGNPGKISGFTQDQRFFLSWATVWRTLSSEKYMVNQVKTDPHSPGYFRSFGPLINVDAFYKAFDVKKGDKLYKAPEDRIKIW from the coding sequence ATGAAAAAAATAACGCTTTCTTTGTTTTTAATAGCAGGGATCTGTACTCAGACGACTATGAGCGCACAAGCAAAAGCTGCTAAAGTAGCAGTGAATAACACAGATAAAGGCTTAGACCTTAGCCTGATGGACACTTCTGTACGTCCTCAGGATGACTTTTACAACTATGTGAGTGGAACATGGATGAAAACAGCCAAAATTCCATCTGACAAACCAACATGGGGAAGCTTCAACAAACTGGCGGAGGATACGGATAACAATTCCATGACCATCCTGAACTCTCTTCTGAAAGATAAATTTGCTGACGGAAGTGAAGGGAAAAAGATCCAGGATCTGTATGCTACATACATGAACATGGAGAAAAGAAATGCAGACGGAATCAAACCAATCCAGGAAAATCTGAATAAGATTGATGCTATTAAAAATATGGCTGATCTTCAGAACTACCTTACTTCTGTAACGAAAGAAGGAGAGAACATTCTTTACGGATGGGGAGTGGATGCAGATCTTAAAGATTCTAAAATGAACGCCGTTTATTTAGGAAATGCCACTTTAGGTTTAGGAAGAGACTACTATCAGAAAGTAAACGAAAAAAATACAGAAGCTATTGCTGAATATCAGAAATATGTAGCTTCAATGCTAAAAGAATTAGGATATAAAAATGCTGATGAGGCTGCAAAAGGTATTGTAAACTTTGAAAAAAGTGTTGCAAATACCTATCTGACAAATGAACAGAGCCGTGACAATACACTTCAGTACAATCCTAAAACAATGGCTGAACTTTCAGCATTGGTGAAAGGAGTAGACATCCCAGGTTACCTTAAAAAAGTAGGAGTAAATACGGATAAGGTCATTATCAGCGAATTAGGATTCTATAAGAATTTTGATAAATTGATCAATGCTCAGGACCTTCCTGTGATCAAAGATTATCTTAAATTCCATATGATCCACGGAAGTGCTTCTTACTTAAGCGAAAACTTAGGAAATATGAAGTTTGCTTTCTATGGCAAATACCTTAGAGGCCAGCAGGAACAGAGAGCTCTTAACAAGAGAGGGTTTGAATTGATCAACGGTACTTTGGGAGAAGCTTTCGGAAAACTATATGTTGAGAAATATTTCCCTGCTGAAGCAAAAGCTCAGATGGTAGAACTGATTGACTATTTAAAGAAGAGTTTCGCAGTTCATATCAATAACTTAGCATGGATGTCTTCTACCACTAAGGAAAAAGCAATGCAGAAGCTGAACAAGTTCACTGTAAAAGTTGCTTATCCGGATAAATGGAAAGACTATTCAAAATTAAATATCGTTTCTGAAGCTAAGGGAGGAAACCTATATCAGAACCTTCAGAACATTACCGAATGGCAATACAATAAAGATTTAGCTAAAATTGGCAAGCCGGTGGATAAAACAGAATGGGGAATGACTCCACAGACTGTAAATGCATATTATAACCCGGTAAATAATGAGATTGTATTCCCTGCTGCAATCCTTCAGCCGCCATTCTTTAACCCTAAAGCTGATGCTGCTGTAAACTTCGGAGGTATCGGTGCAGTTATCGGTCACGAAATGAGCCACGGATTTGATGATTCAGGTGCACAGTTCGATGCAGACGGTAACTTAGTAGACTGGTGGACTCCGGAAGATAAAGCCAACTTCGAAAAAGCAACCAAAGCTCTTGCTTCTCAGTATGACAAATACGAGCCTGTAAAAGGAACTTTTGTAAACGGTACTTTCACAAACGGTGAAAATATCGCTGACTTAGGAGGTGTAAACATCGCTTATGACGCTCTTCAGATGTATTTAAAAGACAAAGGAAACCCAGGAAAAATCAGCGGATTTACTCAGGATCAGAGATTCTTCCTAAGCTGGGCAACCGTTTGGAGAACATTATCAAGTGAGAAATATATGGTGAATCAGGTGAAAACTGACCCGCATTCTCCTGGATACTTCAGAAGCTTCGGTCCGCTAATCAACGTTGACGCTTTCTATAAAGCATTTGATGTGAAAAAAGGAGACAAATTATACAAAGCTCCGGAAGACAGAATCAAAATCTGGTAA
- a CDS encoding lipocalin family protein has product MKTIHKIILPVSLGALGLIIFNSCSVRIPRGASAVKNFNLKKYLGKWYEVARFDYRFEKNMDNVTAEYTENPDGTIQVRNKGYDYTKKVWNESIGEAKFVKDPAEARLKVSFFKPIWAGYNVIDIDEDYQYALVAGSSLKYLWILSRTTSIPESIRQRFLQKAKKIGYNTDELIWVRHNQ; this is encoded by the coding sequence ATGAAAACCATTCATAAAATTATACTTCCCGTTTCATTGGGAGCACTGGGGCTTATTATTTTCAATTCCTGTTCTGTAAGAATTCCCAGAGGAGCATCTGCGGTAAAGAATTTTAATCTTAAAAAATATCTGGGCAAGTGGTATGAGGTCGCCCGTTTCGATTACAGGTTCGAGAAAAACATGGACAATGTTACTGCAGAGTATACAGAGAATCCGGATGGTACCATTCAGGTAAGAAATAAAGGTTATGATTACACTAAAAAAGTATGGAATGAATCTATCGGGGAAGCAAAATTTGTAAAAGATCCTGCAGAAGCCCGTTTGAAAGTTTCATTTTTTAAACCGATCTGGGCCGGTTACAACGTCATAGATATTGATGAAGACTATCAATATGCTCTTGTGGCAGGAAGCAGTTTAAAATATCTGTGGATCCTTTCCCGTACCACCAGCATTCCGGAAAGTATCCGTCAGCGTTTCCTCCAGAAAGCAAAAAAAATCGGCTATAATACCGATGAGCTGATCTGGGTAAGACATAATCAGTAA